From Novosphingobium resinovorum, the proteins below share one genomic window:
- a CDS encoding quinone-dependent dihydroorotate dehydrogenase codes for MRTLVLYSLIRPALFRIEAEKAHGLALKALKLSGPGSAPRTDPALASTVAGIAFPGPVGMAAGFDKDGEVPDALLGLGFGFAEVGSITPLPQAGNPQPRLFRLVEDRAVINRMGFNNGGAQEAVYRLEARVRRPGVVGINIGANKDSTDRVNDYAIMARLMAPLAGYLAVNISSPNTPGLRALQDESALTGLLDAVIESRDEACGAGHRPPVFLKVAPDLEPADIDAIARIAIDKQLAALIVSNTTISRPPLASQHKGETGGLSGAPLRDLAQQRLRDFRKATGGAVPLVGVGGIANAADAWARIRAGASLVQLYSAMVYEGPGIAKAINKGLLELMRRDGFASIAEAVGTE; via the coding sequence ATGCGCACGCTCGTGCTCTATTCCCTCATCCGACCCGCCCTTTTCCGAATCGAGGCCGAGAAGGCCCATGGTCTTGCGCTCAAGGCCCTGAAGCTGTCCGGCCCCGGCAGTGCGCCGCGCACCGATCCGGCTTTGGCCAGCACCGTGGCGGGAATCGCCTTCCCCGGCCCGGTCGGCATGGCTGCCGGGTTCGACAAGGATGGCGAAGTGCCGGACGCGCTGCTCGGCCTGGGCTTCGGGTTTGCGGAAGTCGGCTCGATCACGCCGCTGCCGCAGGCCGGCAACCCGCAGCCGCGCCTGTTCCGGCTGGTCGAGGACCGCGCGGTCATCAACCGGATGGGCTTCAACAATGGCGGCGCGCAGGAAGCGGTCTACCGGCTGGAGGCGCGTGTGCGGCGTCCGGGCGTCGTCGGCATCAACATCGGCGCGAACAAGGATTCGACCGACCGCGTCAACGACTATGCGATCATGGCGCGGCTGATGGCGCCGTTGGCGGGCTATCTTGCGGTCAATATCTCCAGTCCGAACACGCCGGGTCTGCGCGCCCTGCAGGACGAATCAGCGCTGACCGGCCTGCTCGACGCGGTGATCGAATCGCGCGACGAGGCTTGCGGCGCAGGGCACCGGCCTCCAGTCTTCCTCAAGGTTGCACCCGATCTCGAGCCCGCCGACATCGACGCCATCGCGCGAATCGCCATCGACAAGCAGTTGGCCGCGCTGATCGTGTCCAACACCACGATCTCACGGCCGCCGCTGGCCTCGCAGCACAAGGGAGAAACCGGCGGCCTCTCCGGCGCGCCGCTGCGTGATCTGGCGCAGCAGCGCCTGCGCGATTTCCGCAAGGCGACCGGCGGGGCGGTGCCGCTGGTCGGCGTGGGCGGCATCGCCAATGCGGCGGACGCCTGGGCGCGCATCCGGGCGGGGGCGAGCCTTGTCCAGCTTTACAGCGCCATGGTCTACGAAGGGCCGGGCATCGCCAAGGCCATCAACAAGGGCTTGCTCGAACTGATGCGCCGCGATGGCTTCGCATCGATTGCAGAGGCGGTTGGAACCGAATAA
- a CDS encoding SUF system Fe-S cluster assembly regulator has product MRLSSMTDYAVVIMSAAARHCGTCSLIEQAGGKRARISAAQLAEETGLPAPTVQKLVSKLSAAGLMRSSRGVGGGLRLARPPATISLADIVEAVEGPIALTACIDRAKSDCTLESCCNVKGHWPQVNAAVRGALAQVALTQLVEEV; this is encoded by the coding sequence ATGCGCCTGTCGAGTATGACAGACTATGCCGTCGTCATAATGTCCGCTGCGGCGCGGCATTGCGGCACCTGTTCGCTCATCGAGCAGGCGGGCGGCAAGCGTGCGCGTATTTCCGCCGCCCAGCTGGCGGAGGAAACCGGCCTGCCTGCTCCTACCGTCCAGAAGCTGGTGAGCAAGCTCTCCGCAGCCGGACTGATGCGGTCGTCGCGCGGTGTCGGTGGGGGTCTGCGACTCGCACGACCTCCCGCCACGATCTCGCTGGCGGACATCGTCGAGGCAGTGGAAGGGCCGATCGCCCTCACCGCCTGCATCGATCGCGCGAAAAGCGATTGCACGCTGGAATCCTGTTGCAACGTAAAAGGCCACTGGCCGCAGGTTAATGCGGCCGTGCGCGGGGCGCTCGCCCAGGTGGCGCTGACCCAGCTCGTCGAGGAAGTTTGA
- the sufB gene encoding Fe-S cluster assembly protein SufB: MTEETLPIAPERDQAAREAAARVAEYEHGWSSDIEQEYGPKGLSEDTIRFISAKKDEPEWMLDWRLKAYAKWLEMTPPDWAKLDIPPIDYQESYYWAAPKKKDALASLDEVDPEILRVYEKLGIPLEEQKVLAGVEGARKVAVDAVFDSVSVATTFRKELEQAGVIFRSISEAIREFPELVKKWLGRVVPVHDNYFATLNCAVFSDGTFVYIPEGVRCPMELSTYFRINAENTGQFERTLIVAEKGSYVSYLEGCTAPMRDENQLHAAVVELVAMEDAEIKYSTVQNWYPGDANGKGGIYNFVTKRGLCQGARSKISWTQVETGSAVTWKYPSCVLNGEDSVGEFYSVAVTNNYQQADTGTKMIHNGKGSRSTIISKGISAGKSNNTYRGLVRVGANADNVRNFTQCDSLLLGKECGAHTVPYIEVRNPSAQIEHEATTSKISDDQLFYAMQRGLDTEQAVALIVNGFAKEVLQQLPMEFAVEAQKLLGISLEGSVG; the protein is encoded by the coding sequence ATGACCGAAGAAACCCTCCCCATCGCGCCAGAACGCGATCAGGCCGCACGCGAAGCCGCCGCCCGCGTCGCCGAGTACGAGCATGGCTGGTCCTCGGACATCGAGCAGGAATACGGTCCCAAGGGACTGTCGGAAGACACCATCCGCTTCATCTCGGCCAAGAAGGACGAGCCGGAGTGGATGCTCGACTGGCGCCTGAAGGCTTACGCAAAGTGGCTGGAAATGACGCCGCCGGACTGGGCGAAGCTCGATATTCCGCCGATCGACTACCAGGAATCCTACTATTGGGCCGCGCCCAAGAAGAAGGATGCGCTCGCCAGCCTCGACGAAGTCGATCCCGAGATCCTGCGCGTCTACGAGAAGCTGGGCATTCCGCTGGAGGAGCAGAAAGTGCTCGCCGGCGTCGAGGGCGCACGCAAGGTCGCGGTGGACGCGGTGTTCGATTCGGTTTCGGTCGCCACCACCTTCCGCAAGGAACTGGAGCAGGCGGGCGTCATTTTCCGCTCGATCTCCGAGGCGATCCGCGAATTCCCGGAGCTGGTGAAGAAGTGGCTGGGCCGCGTGGTGCCAGTCCACGACAACTACTTCGCCACGCTGAACTGCGCGGTCTTCTCGGACGGCACCTTCGTCTACATCCCCGAGGGCGTGCGCTGCCCGATGGAGCTGAGCACCTATTTCCGCATCAATGCGGAGAACACCGGCCAGTTCGAGCGCACCCTGATCGTGGCTGAAAAGGGCAGCTACGTCTCGTACCTCGAAGGCTGCACCGCGCCGATGCGCGACGAGAACCAGCTTCACGCCGCCGTGGTCGAGCTGGTCGCGATGGAGGATGCGGAGATCAAGTACTCCACCGTCCAGAACTGGTATCCGGGCGATGCCAACGGCAAGGGCGGCATCTACAACTTCGTCACCAAGCGCGGCCTGTGCCAGGGCGCGCGTTCGAAGATCAGCTGGACCCAGGTGGAAACCGGCTCTGCCGTGACGTGGAAGTACCCCAGCTGCGTCCTCAACGGCGAGGATTCGGTGGGCGAGTTCTACTCGGTGGCCGTCACCAATAACTACCAGCAGGCCGATACCGGCACCAAGATGATCCACAACGGCAAAGGCAGCCGCTCGACGATCATCTCCAAGGGCATCTCGGCAGGCAAGAGCAACAACACTTATCGCGGCCTCGTCCGCGTAGGTGCGAACGCCGACAATGTGCGCAACTTCACCCAGTGCGATTCGCTGCTGCTCGGCAAGGAGTGCGGCGCGCATACGGTGCCCTATATCGAAGTGCGCAACCCCAGCGCCCAGATCGAGCACGAGGCGACCACCAGCAAGATCAGCGACGACCAGCTGTTCTACGCCATGCAGCGCGGCCTCGACACCGAACAGGCGGTGGCACTGATCGTCAACGGCTTCGCCAAGGAAGTGCTGCAGCAGCTGCCGATGGAATTCGCGGTGGAAGCGCAGAAGCTGCTGGGCATCAGCCTTGAGGGGAGCGTGGGCTGA
- a CDS encoding endonuclease domain-containing protein — MTAARKTLGISLASNGPKADAKASFAVTGTRLETLKERAKDQRRNPSEAQKALWAKLSGSQLGGVKFTRQSIVGSAIVDFACPSRWIVIQLSAEDSNPDVNELQDRKLTEVGIRVLRFSEEEVLGQVDTVVREINTELNVPFDKRSARKKAGSRPAGTFVSDEG; from the coding sequence ATGACCGCCGCCCGCAAGACTTTGGGCATCAGCCTCGCCTCCAACGGGCCGAAGGCAGACGCCAAGGCCAGCTTTGCCGTCACCGGCACGCGCCTCGAAACGCTGAAGGAGCGCGCCAAGGACCAGCGCCGCAACCCCAGCGAGGCGCAGAAGGCGCTGTGGGCGAAGCTGTCCGGCTCGCAGCTGGGCGGGGTGAAGTTCACGCGGCAGTCGATCGTCGGCTCGGCGATCGTCGATTTCGCCTGCCCTTCGCGCTGGATCGTGATCCAGCTGAGCGCCGAGGATTCCAACCCCGACGTCAACGAACTGCAGGACCGCAAGCTCACCGAAGTCGGCATCCGCGTGCTGCGCTTCTCGGAAGAGGAAGTGCTCGGCCAGGTCGATACCGTGGTCCGCGAAATCAACACCGAACTCAACGTGCCCTTCGACAAGCGCTCCGCGCGCAAGAAGGCTGGCTCGCGTCCGGCAGGGACGTTCGTGAGCGACGAAGGATAA
- the sufC gene encoding Fe-S cluster assembly ATPase SufC, with product MLKIDNLTANVADKPILKGLSLTINPGEIHAIMGPNGAGKSTLGYTLGGRPGYDVTGGSVDFAGQDLLELEPHERAAAGLFLGFQYPVEIPGVSFVQFLREAANAQRKGRGEEPLSGGEFLKLAKEKAGLLRMDMDMLKRPVNVGFSGGEKKRAEMVQMGVLNPRLAILDETDSGLDIDALRICGEGINAIMRAPDKAVLLITHYQRLLDYVKPDFVHVLAAGRIVKSGGPDLALRLEEEGYEAVVQEAA from the coding sequence ATGCTCAAGATCGATAACCTGACAGCAAACGTCGCCGACAAGCCGATCCTCAAGGGTCTGTCGCTCACCATCAATCCGGGCGAGATCCACGCGATCATGGGCCCCAACGGCGCGGGCAAGTCGACGCTGGGCTACACGCTGGGCGGCCGTCCGGGCTATGACGTGACCGGTGGTTCGGTGGACTTCGCCGGGCAGGACCTGCTCGAACTCGAACCGCACGAGCGCGCTGCTGCGGGCCTGTTCCTGGGCTTCCAGTACCCGGTCGAGATCCCCGGCGTCTCCTTCGTCCAGTTCCTGCGCGAGGCGGCCAATGCCCAGCGCAAGGGCCGCGGCGAGGAACCGCTGTCGGGCGGCGAATTCCTCAAGCTGGCCAAGGAGAAGGCCGGCCTGCTGCGCATGGACATGGACATGCTCAAGCGCCCGGTGAACGTCGGCTTCTCGGGCGGCGAGAAGAAGCGCGCCGAGATGGTGCAGATGGGCGTCCTGAACCCCAGGCTGGCGATCCTCGACGAGACCGACTCCGGCCTCGACATCGACGCGCTGCGCATCTGCGGCGAAGGCATCAATGCGATCATGCGCGCGCCCGACAAGGCGGTGCTGCTCATCACCCACTACCAGCGCCTGCTGGACTACGTGAAGCCGGACTTCGTCCACGTCCTCGCCGCCGGGCGCATCGTCAAGTCGGGCGGCCCCGACCTCGCCCTGCGCCTTGAGGAAGAGGGCTACGAGGCGGTGGTGCAGGAGGCGGCATGA
- a CDS encoding SufD family Fe-S cluster assembly protein, whose protein sequence is MNVELALPTRRHEDFRYSDIAALGTVWPIVTEEIVVAEGAEQTLQIVETGAGAVARHIAITLGKGAKFDLRVLTAGPAYGRIAVDVRLAEGADFTLGAAQLATAEETLEIVTEVTHAGLNATSEQIVRTVLAGKSVGTYLGRIAVERGADGTDAEQSVRAMLLERTATANARPELEIYADDVKAAHGCAVGELDAQGLFYLMSRGLTPPQAKRLMLQAFIAEAFTGAAGEEELSAAAIARLEAIL, encoded by the coding sequence ATGAACGTCGAACTGGCCCTCCCCACCCGCAGGCACGAGGACTTCCGCTACTCCGACATCGCGGCGCTGGGCACTGTCTGGCCGATCGTGACCGAGGAGATCGTGGTCGCCGAAGGCGCGGAGCAGACGCTTCAGATCGTCGAGACCGGTGCCGGAGCCGTCGCCCGCCACATCGCCATCACGCTCGGCAAGGGCGCGAAGTTCGATCTTCGCGTGCTGACCGCCGGGCCGGCCTATGGCCGCATCGCGGTGGACGTACGGCTGGCCGAAGGCGCCGACTTCACGCTGGGCGCGGCGCAGCTGGCTACGGCTGAGGAGACGCTGGAAATCGTCACCGAAGTGACCCACGCGGGCCTCAACGCCACCTCCGAGCAGATCGTGCGCACGGTGCTGGCGGGCAAGTCGGTCGGCACGTACCTCGGCCGCATCGCGGTGGAGCGCGGCGCCGACGGCACTGACGCCGAACAGTCGGTCCGCGCCATGCTGCTGGAACGCACGGCGACCGCCAACGCGCGCCCGGAACTGGAAATCTACGCCGACGACGTCAAGGCTGCGCATGGCTGCGCGGTGGGCGAGCTGGACGCGCAGGGCCTGTTCTACCTGATGAGCCGTGGCCTCACCCCGCCGCAGGCCAAGCGCCTGATGCTGCAGGCCTTCATCGCTGAAGCCTTCACCGGCGCGGCGGGCGAAGAGGAACTGAGCGCGGCGGCGATCGCCCGTCTGGAGGCGATCCTGTGA
- a CDS encoding aminotransferase class V-fold PLP-dependent enzyme, with the protein MSLDTAELALKSQFPGLAGDWHYLDTAATAQKPQAVIDATVAAMGRDYATVHRGVYARSADMTLAFEAARRRTAAFLNAEEDEIVFTRGATESINLVAQSWAAANLKAGDRILLSTLEHHSNIVPWQLLRNGVEIDVCPLDAEGRIDLEAAERILTPAHKLVAFAHVSNVLGSVLHVEHAAKLAHAVGAKLLIDGCQAAPRLALDVKAFDCDFYAFSAHKLYGPTGIGVLWARKEILEGMQPWQGGGSMIDKVTFEKTTYAPAPQRFEAGTPNIVEAIGMAAAMDWLAAIGLNRAEKHERDLAVLLRSELRKRNDVTLFGPDDSLGIVSFALDGVHPHDLGTILDEEGVAIRAGHHCAQPLMEHLGVPATARASFGLYSDESDIEALLKGIERTRRIFG; encoded by the coding sequence GTGAGTCTCGACACCGCAGAACTCGCGCTCAAGAGCCAGTTCCCCGGCCTTGCCGGCGACTGGCACTACCTCGACACCGCCGCCACCGCGCAGAAGCCGCAAGCGGTGATCGACGCCACCGTCGCCGCAATGGGCCGCGACTATGCGACCGTGCATCGCGGCGTCTACGCACGCTCGGCCGACATGACGCTGGCGTTCGAGGCGGCCCGCCGCCGCACCGCCGCGTTCCTCAACGCCGAGGAGGACGAGATCGTCTTCACGCGCGGGGCGACCGAATCGATCAACCTCGTCGCGCAGAGCTGGGCCGCCGCCAATCTCAAGGCGGGCGACCGCATCCTGCTCTCGACGCTGGAGCACCACTCCAACATCGTGCCTTGGCAGCTGCTCAGGAACGGCGTGGAGATCGACGTCTGCCCGCTCGACGCCGAAGGCCGGATCGACCTCGAAGCCGCCGAGCGCATCCTGACGCCCGCGCACAAGCTGGTCGCCTTCGCCCATGTGTCGAACGTGCTGGGCTCGGTGCTCCACGTGGAACACGCCGCGAAGCTGGCGCATGCGGTCGGCGCCAAGCTGCTGATCGACGGTTGCCAGGCCGCCCCGCGCCTCGCGCTCGACGTGAAGGCGTTCGACTGCGACTTCTACGCCTTCTCCGCGCACAAGCTCTACGGCCCGACCGGGATCGGCGTGCTTTGGGCGCGCAAGGAAATCCTCGAGGGGATGCAGCCCTGGCAGGGCGGCGGCTCGATGATCGACAAGGTCACCTTCGAGAAGACCACTTACGCCCCCGCGCCACAGCGCTTCGAGGCCGGCACGCCCAACATCGTCGAGGCCATCGGCATGGCCGCCGCGATGGACTGGCTTGCCGCCATCGGCCTGAACCGCGCCGAAAAGCACGAGCGTGATCTTGCTGTCCTGCTGCGCAGCGAACTGCGCAAGCGTAACGATGTGACGCTGTTCGGGCCGGACGATTCGCTCGGCATCGTCAGTTTTGCGCTCGACGGGGTGCATCCGCACGACCTCGGCACCATATTGGACGAAGAAGGCGTGGCGATCCGCGCCGGGCACCACTGTGCCCAGCCGCTGATGGAACACCTTGGCGTCCCCGCGACGGCGCGGGCCAGCTTCGGTCTCTACAGCGATGAAAGCGATATCGAGGCGCTCCTGAAAGGGATCGAGCGCACCAGGAGAATTTTCGGATGA
- a CDS encoding SUF system Fe-S cluster assembly protein yields the protein MSDQKPAFSVEEVDAAPPAPRARVDDAVPPPEERKRDYLDGFLAEKPQAIDPADPGGAIYDGVIDALKEIFDPEIPVNIYDLGLIYGVEVSPEASVQVIMTLTTPHCPVAESMPGEVELRVSAVPGVRDCEVNLVWDPPWDMAKMTDEAKLELGML from the coding sequence ATGAGTGACCAGAAGCCTGCATTCAGCGTAGAGGAAGTCGATGCGGCTCCCCCCGCTCCGCGTGCGCGCGTGGACGATGCCGTGCCCCCGCCCGAGGAACGCAAGCGCGACTATCTCGATGGGTTCCTCGCCGAAAAGCCACAGGCCATCGATCCGGCCGACCCGGGCGGTGCGATCTACGACGGCGTGATCGATGCGCTGAAGGAGATCTTCGACCCCGAGATCCCGGTGAACATCTACGACCTCGGACTGATCTACGGCGTCGAGGTTTCGCCTGAAGCCTCGGTGCAGGTCATCATGACGCTCACCACCCCCCACTGCCCGGTGGCCGAATCGATGCCGGGCGAAGTGGAACTGCGCGTTTCCGCCGTACCCGGCGTGCGCGACTGCGAAGTGAACCTCGTCTGGGATCCGCCGTGGGACATGGCCAAGATGACCGACGAGGCCAAGCTGGAACTGGGAATGCTGTGA
- a CDS encoding GNAT family N-acetyltransferase has translation MSDTLAPDLVITRADFADPADAAAIVAMLDVYARDPMGGGEPLSDDVRERLVPALAQVPGAFVLLARLDGEAVGIANCFTGFSTFAARPLVNIHDIAVAPGHRGKGIARALFAAIEVEARKRGACKITLEVLSGNQRAKELYASLGYGDYQLDPETGHALFWQKRLS, from the coding sequence GTGAGCGATACCCTCGCCCCTGACCTTGTGATCACGCGCGCCGACTTCGCCGATCCTGCCGACGCGGCGGCGATCGTGGCGATGCTCGACGTCTATGCGCGCGATCCGATGGGTGGTGGCGAACCGCTTTCCGACGACGTGCGCGAACGGCTGGTGCCGGCTCTGGCGCAAGTGCCCGGCGCCTTCGTGCTGCTCGCGCGGCTAGACGGTGAGGCCGTGGGCATCGCCAACTGCTTCACCGGCTTCTCGACCTTCGCGGCGCGCCCTTTGGTCAACATCCACGACATCGCCGTCGCCCCCGGCCATCGCGGCAAGGGCATCGCCCGCGCCCTGTTCGCCGCGATCGAGGTCGAGGCCCGTAAGCGCGGCGCCTGCAAGATCACGCTCGAAGTGCTGAGCGGGAACCAGCGCGCCAAGGAACTCTACGCATCGCTGGGCTACGGCGACTACCAGCTCGACCCCGAAACCGGACACGCGCTGTTCTGGCAGAAGAGGCTCTCATGA
- a CDS encoding HesB/IscA family protein: MTDTTTKTRPARPAAVILTPNAETRIAKLMGEAPEGAIGVKLSTPRRGCSGLAYSVDYVTEEAKFDEKIETPGGLFYIDGASVLYLVGSTMDWVEDDFTAGFVFNNPNAKGACGCGESFTV; the protein is encoded by the coding sequence ATGACCGACACCACCACCAAGACCCGCCCTGCCCGCCCCGCCGCCGTCATCCTGACGCCGAACGCGGAAACCCGCATCGCCAAGCTGATGGGCGAGGCCCCTGAAGGCGCGATCGGCGTGAAGCTGTCCACCCCGCGCCGGGGCTGCTCGGGCCTCGCCTACTCGGTCGACTACGTGACCGAGGAAGCCAAGTTCGACGAGAAGATCGAGACCCCCGGCGGCCTGTTCTACATCGACGGCGCTTCGGTGCTGTACCTCGTCGGCAGCACAATGGACTGGGTAGAGGACGATTTCACCGCCGGTTTCGTGTTCAACAACCCCAACGCCAAGGGCGCGTGCGGCTGCGGCGAAAGCTTCACGGTCTAG
- a CDS encoding serine hydrolase domain-containing protein, with the protein MSVRRPPLIAAMLMLPALWGCGSGAPEGPPPPSTESLAAIKDAGGAPRESLGRTIDRLFDDEAVGKTDALVILKRGSVVVERYGEGVKPDSRLPGWSAGQCVTALMIGQLVSDGRLRLNESAPVPEWQRPGDPRGVITLRQLLQMRSGLRHVETTSAGTGRIEDESDRMRMLFLDGRDDMASYAEAQPLEAPAGKIFVHSSASAVILSDLAARVLSPDHDALRRRAAVSDYLRNRVLQPIGLGSAIVGYDRAGTMIGSGMIAMTARDWGNLGEFIRHTGSVGGAQILPRRWMQFMLEPSPREPGYGAGVWLNRGEASDGARLWPGAAEKDVFACLGDYGQFVIGSPGQLLTVVRIGHSDPAQAREVHDRLGALLALFPKN; encoded by the coding sequence ATGTCGGTGCGCCGTCCCCCCCTTATCGCCGCGATGCTGATGCTGCCAGCCCTGTGGGGCTGCGGCTCCGGCGCGCCCGAAGGACCGCCGCCGCCGAGCACCGAATCGCTCGCCGCGATCAAGGATGCTGGCGGCGCCCCGCGCGAATCGCTGGGGCGGACCATCGACCGCCTGTTCGACGACGAGGCGGTGGGCAAAACCGACGCCCTCGTCATTCTCAAGCGCGGCTCGGTCGTGGTCGAGCGCTACGGCGAGGGCGTTAAGCCCGATTCGCGCCTTCCCGGCTGGTCGGCTGGCCAGTGCGTGACCGCGCTGATGATCGGCCAACTGGTCAGCGACGGCCGCCTGCGCCTCAACGAATCGGCGCCTGTGCCTGAATGGCAGCGACCCGGCGACCCGCGCGGCGTCATCACCTTACGCCAGCTCCTGCAGATGCGCTCGGGCCTGCGCCACGTCGAGACGACCAGCGCCGGAACCGGCCGAATCGAGGACGAATCGGACCGCATGCGCATGCTGTTCCTCGATGGCCGCGACGACATGGCCTCCTACGCCGAGGCGCAGCCGCTCGAGGCCCCGGCGGGCAAGATTTTCGTGCATTCCTCGGCCAGCGCGGTGATCCTTTCGGACCTCGCCGCACGCGTACTCTCGCCCGATCACGATGCGCTGCGGCGGCGGGCGGCGGTGAGCGACTACTTACGCAACCGCGTGCTGCAGCCGATCGGGCTGGGCTCGGCGATCGTCGGGTACGACCGGGCGGGTACGATGATCGGCTCGGGCATGATCGCCATGACCGCGCGCGACTGGGGCAATCTGGGCGAGTTCATCCGCCACACCGGCTCGGTCGGCGGCGCGCAGATCCTGCCGCGCCGCTGGATGCAGTTCATGCTGGAACCAAGCCCGCGCGAGCCCGGCTACGGTGCGGGCGTCTGGCTCAATCGCGGGGAGGCGAGCGACGGCGCCCGCCTTTGGCCCGGTGCGGCGGAGAAGGACGTCTTCGCGTGCCTTGGGGATTACGGGCAGTTCGTGATCGGCTCGCCCGGGCAACTGCTGACGGTCGTGCGCATCGGCCACAGCGACCCGGCGCAAGCGCGCGAGGTGCATGACCGGCTGGGCGCGTTGCTGGCACTGTTTCCGAAGAATTGA
- the mnmA gene encoding tRNA 2-thiouridine(34) synthase MnmA translates to MTAFSDLLSGLDPAELFQLAEPLSARRIVVAMSGGVDSSVVAALAAASGAEVIGVTLQLYDYGAATGRKGACCAGDDIRDARAVADRLGIAHYVFDHESAFREEVVERFADDYLAGRTPIPCIRCNMGPKFTDLLTMARELGADCLATGHYVRRVMGAAGSELHRALDPARDQSYFLYGTTEKQLDFLRFPLGGLPKTETRRLAEAAGLRVAAKPDSQDICFVPDGDYAKIVRAVRPEGEAPGEIVHAETGAVLGSHRGVIHYTVGQRRGLEIGGQPEPLYVTGIEAETRQVRVGPRRLLATASARLVETNRIGPIPDAPLTAKVRSLAKPVPIVLDGPLGEGADTTIRFAVPEYGVAPGQAAVIYAGERVIGGGWIDSTESAA, encoded by the coding sequence ATGACCGCGTTTTCCGATCTTCTTTCCGGGCTCGACCCCGCCGAACTGTTCCAACTTGCCGAGCCTCTGTCCGCCCGCCGCATCGTCGTGGCCATGTCAGGGGGCGTGGACAGTTCGGTCGTCGCCGCTCTTGCCGCCGCGAGCGGGGCGGAAGTCATCGGCGTGACGCTGCAGCTCTACGACTACGGTGCCGCGACCGGCCGCAAGGGTGCGTGCTGCGCGGGCGACGACATTCGCGACGCGCGCGCCGTCGCCGACCGCCTCGGCATCGCCCACTACGTCTTCGACCACGAGAGCGCCTTCCGCGAGGAAGTGGTCGAGCGATTCGCCGACGACTACCTCGCCGGGCGCACGCCGATCCCCTGCATCCGCTGCAACATGGGGCCGAAGTTCACCGACCTGCTGACGATGGCGCGCGAACTGGGGGCGGACTGCCTCGCCACCGGCCACTACGTGCGCCGGGTGATGGGCGCGGCGGGTTCGGAACTGCACCGCGCCCTCGATCCAGCGCGCGACCAGAGCTACTTCCTTTACGGCACCACCGAGAAGCAGCTGGATTTCCTGCGCTTTCCCCTCGGCGGCCTGCCCAAGACCGAGACGCGCCGTCTGGCCGAAGCGGCGGGCCTGCGCGTCGCGGCCAAGCCCGACAGCCAGGACATCTGCTTCGTGCCCGATGGCGACTACGCCAAGATCGTCCGCGCGGTCCGTCCCGAGGGCGAGGCACCGGGCGAGATCGTCCATGCCGAGACCGGCGCGGTGCTCGGCAGCCATCGCGGCGTCATCCACTACACCGTGGGCCAGCGCCGGGGCCTCGAGATCGGCGGCCAGCCCGAGCCGCTCTACGTCACCGGCATAGAGGCGGAAACCCGGCAGGTCCGCGTCGGCCCGCGCCGCCTGCTGGCGACCGCCTCGGCACGGCTGGTGGAGACCAATCGCATCGGCCCGATTCCCGATGCACCGCTGACCGCCAAGGTCCGCTCGCTGGCCAAGCCGGTGCCGATCGTGCTCGACGGCCCGCTGGGCGAGGGCGCGGACACGACGATCCGCTTCGCTGTGCCCGAATACGGCGTTGCGCCGGGGCAGGCGGCGGTTATCTACGCCGGGGAGCGGGTGATCGGCGGCGGCTGGATCGATTCGACCGAAAGCGCGGCTTAA
- a CDS encoding DUF1153 domain-containing protein, which produces MIENQKIRPAQVIGPLGEPLTVADLPPPNTTRWVVRRKAEVVAAVNGGLLTIDEVCERYCLTLEEFASWQRAVDRSGMQGLRVTRIQHYRDLYERQQKF; this is translated from the coding sequence ATGATCGAGAACCAGAAAATCCGTCCGGCACAGGTGATCGGCCCGCTCGGCGAGCCGCTGACGGTTGCCGACCTCCCCCCCCCAAACACCACGCGCTGGGTCGTGCGCCGCAAGGCCGAAGTCGTCGCCGCCGTCAACGGCGGCCTGCTGACGATCGACGAAGTCTGCGAGCGCTATTGCCTCACGCTCGAGGAATTCGCCTCGTGGCAGCGCGCCGTCGATCGTTCGGGCATGCAGGGCCTGCGTGTGACACGAATCCAACACTATCGCGATCTCTACGAGCGCCAGCAGAAGTTCTGA